In Symmachiella dynata, the following are encoded in one genomic region:
- a CDS encoding DnaJ C-terminal domain-containing protein gives MSVDYYKTLEISREASADEIRKAYKKMARKYHPDLNPDDAVAQQKFNEIQEAYDVLNDSDKREQYDRYGTAFKGGQGPQPGYSYSWKEGSGGPGGFSDLDLGDLFGGQVDLGGMFGGGGSPFGRQTGPRGRRQRATKGQDHRLEIDIPFHVAAEGGEHRLELSRDGKPERLNIKIPAGVDNGSVIRLAGEGSPGSGGGQNGDLLVTIRVAPHPYFKRDGNNILVEVPITVSEAVLGAKVDVPTLNDGNVLLTVPAGSSSGTKLRLREKGVPDRKTKVRGDQFVTLKIIAPQNLGSKADQLMRQFADYEKTNPRENLW, from the coding sequence ATGTCCGTCGATTATTACAAAACCTTGGAGATTTCCCGCGAAGCCTCGGCGGACGAGATCCGTAAGGCGTACAAGAAGATGGCACGCAAGTATCATCCCGATTTGAACCCGGATGATGCGGTCGCCCAACAAAAATTCAACGAAATCCAAGAAGCGTACGACGTTCTCAACGATTCTGACAAACGCGAACAATACGACCGTTACGGCACCGCTTTTAAGGGAGGCCAAGGTCCGCAGCCGGGGTATAGCTATAGCTGGAAAGAAGGCTCCGGTGGGCCGGGCGGATTCAGTGATCTGGACCTGGGCGACCTCTTCGGGGGACAAGTCGACCTGGGGGGCATGTTCGGCGGGGGTGGCAGCCCATTTGGACGCCAAACCGGCCCGCGCGGCCGCCGCCAGCGGGCAACAAAAGGCCAGGATCACCGCCTGGAAATCGATATCCCCTTTCATGTTGCCGCCGAAGGGGGCGAGCATCGTCTGGAACTGAGCCGTGACGGCAAGCCGGAACGCCTGAACATCAAGATTCCCGCCGGCGTCGACAACGGCAGCGTCATCCGGCTCGCCGGCGAAGGCAGCCCCGGCTCCGGCGGCGGTCAGAACGGCGACCTGCTGGTCACCATTCGTGTCGCACCCCACCCCTATTTTAAACGGGATGGAAACAATATTCTGGTGGAGGTCCCCATCACAGTTTCCGAGGCGGTCTTGGGGGCCAAGGTGGATGTTCCCACCCTGAATGACGGCAACGTGCTTCTGACTGTCCCGGCCGGTTCCTCAAGCGGCACGAAATTGCGGCTCCGCGAAAAAGGTGTGCCCGACCGCAAGACCAAAGTCCGCGGCGATCAGTTCGTCACTTTGAAAATCATCGCCCCGCAAAATCTCGGATCCAAGGCCGATCAGTTGATGCGGCAATTCGCCGACTACGAAAAAACCAATCCCCGCGAAAACCTCTGGTAA
- a CDS encoding ABC transporter permease → MTPLLHFSLRNLLTRPLRTLLSLIGLTVAIAAMVGLFSVANGLDRMIHDTFERIPGLIAVQPGAPIPLFSKLPSAWGADIADTPGVGVVNAEVWNRAQIIEGKQVFSPPRFLFGTDIATRTQLRHGVYRDALEEGRFLTPSDNGTLNTVISRSIAEEFDKQLGDTLRVDGNNLTIVGIYDCNSLFLDVTIILDVDAVRRISRTGQDTVSAYYVELAEGANSEAVIAAVQDRFRGRKLDAVDPNSLLNMAMGAQPTTAVNGQGGALAQWLNRLFTPPATTNGESVAPQEPSSEVALSQENETDDGTVDPAEELPLEIRSVEDWTNDFEKFSADLDIFLVIMTGIGITIAVVSILNTMLMSVTERSIEFGILKANGWSRRDILLLIGLESGILGVTGGVIGAAIGWVATLVINYYWAERVYLYAGPGLLSASVAFSTLLGIAGGLYPAYLAARMTPMEAIRRG, encoded by the coding sequence ATGACTCCATTGCTCCACTTTTCGCTCCGGAATTTGTTGACCCGCCCGTTGCGGACACTGTTGTCGTTGATCGGACTGACCGTGGCGATTGCTGCTATGGTCGGGCTGTTTTCCGTGGCCAACGGCCTGGATCGCATGATCCACGACACCTTCGAACGCATTCCCGGCTTGATCGCCGTGCAGCCCGGAGCGCCGATTCCGTTGTTTTCCAAACTCCCCTCTGCCTGGGGAGCGGACATTGCCGACACGCCCGGGGTGGGGGTCGTGAATGCCGAAGTCTGGAACCGAGCGCAAATCATCGAAGGCAAACAGGTCTTCAGCCCGCCGCGGTTTCTCTTCGGAACCGATATCGCCACCCGAACACAGTTGCGGCACGGTGTCTATCGCGATGCCCTCGAAGAGGGGCGGTTTTTAACGCCGTCCGATAACGGCACGCTCAACACGGTCATCAGCCGCAGCATCGCCGAGGAGTTCGACAAGCAGTTGGGAGACACGCTCCGGGTCGATGGAAACAATTTGACCATCGTGGGGATTTATGATTGCAACTCGTTGTTCCTGGATGTGACGATCATTTTAGATGTCGATGCCGTGCGGCGAATCTCGCGGACCGGGCAGGATACCGTTTCGGCCTACTATGTCGAATTGGCTGAAGGAGCCAACAGCGAAGCGGTCATCGCCGCCGTTCAGGATCGGTTTCGCGGTCGCAAGTTGGATGCCGTCGACCCGAATAGCCTGTTGAACATGGCCATGGGCGCGCAGCCGACCACTGCAGTGAATGGGCAAGGCGGAGCTTTGGCACAATGGCTCAATAGGTTGTTTACGCCCCCCGCAACAACCAACGGCGAGTCGGTTGCTCCACAAGAACCGTCGAGCGAGGTTGCTCTGTCTCAAGAAAACGAAACCGACGACGGGACCGTCGATCCTGCGGAAGAATTGCCTTTGGAAATCCGCAGCGTCGAAGATTGGACCAATGACTTCGAAAAGTTCAGTGCGGACCTCGACATTTTTTTAGTCATCATGACAGGCATTGGCATTACGATCGCCGTGGTGAGTATTCTGAATACGATGCTGATGAGCGTCACTGAGCGTTCGATTGAGTTTGGAATCCTCAAGGCGAACGGTTGGTCCCGGCGGGACATCTTGCTGTTGATTGGATTGGAAAGCGGAATCTTGGGTGTCACCGGCGGCGTAATCGGCGCAGCCATCGGCTGGGTGGCGACGCTGGTGATTAATTATTACTGGGCGGAGCGCGTCTATCTCTACGCCGGTCCGGGTTTGCTGTCGGCAAGCGTCGCGTTCAGTACTCTCTTGGGCATCGCCGGCGGCCTGTACCCCGCCTACTTGGCTGCACGAATGACCCCCATGGAGGCCATCCGCCGCGGCTGA
- the mutM gene encoding bifunctional DNA-formamidopyrimidine glycosylase/DNA-(apurinic or apyrimidinic site) lyase — MPELPEVETMVRGIRPSVEGRVITAMKKCRCPCKPITMNPTWPRITKRVLGQKVVEVTRIAKRAVFQLSSGDAIVIEPRMTGLLLLNDPPDRGHLRVRWDFEHPGGDSSLWFWDRRGLGTLSLYSAAELTQRLAPPHLGVDALKITQRQWKVVCGKTKRAIKVALLDQKFVAGIGNLYASEILHRAGIHPQQPADELTQPQIQRMATATRTVLRTAIEHEGSTLSDGTYRNALNQNGSYQNSHQVYQRAEEFCPKCRETPVQRIVQAQRSTFFCPVCQPLR; from the coding sequence ATGCCGGAGCTGCCGGAAGTAGAGACCATGGTGCGGGGGATTCGCCCCAGCGTCGAAGGACGTGTGATTACCGCCATGAAAAAGTGCCGCTGCCCCTGCAAGCCGATCACGATGAACCCCACTTGGCCGCGGATCACCAAACGGGTCTTGGGGCAGAAGGTGGTTGAAGTGACCCGCATCGCCAAGCGGGCGGTGTTCCAATTGTCCAGTGGCGATGCCATTGTGATTGAGCCGCGGATGACCGGGCTACTACTGCTCAACGATCCTCCCGACCGTGGACACTTGCGCGTGCGTTGGGATTTTGAGCATCCTGGGGGTGACTCGTCACTCTGGTTTTGGGACCGTCGCGGCTTAGGGACCCTCTCGTTGTACTCAGCTGCGGAATTGACTCAGCGGCTGGCCCCGCCGCATCTGGGCGTCGATGCGCTGAAGATCACGCAGCGGCAATGGAAAGTCGTCTGTGGAAAGACCAAGCGGGCGATCAAAGTTGCCTTACTGGACCAGAAGTTCGTCGCCGGGATTGGCAATTTGTACGCCAGCGAGATTTTGCATCGCGCAGGCATTCATCCCCAGCAGCCGGCCGATGAACTCACGCAGCCTCAAATCCAGCGCATGGCGACCGCTACACGAACCGTGCTCCGCACAGCAATCGAGCATGAAGGCTCGACGCTCTCCGATGGCACCTACCGCAATGCACTCAATCAAAACGGTTCGTATCAAAACTCGCATCAGGTCTATCAACGAGCGGAAGAATTCTGCCCCAAATGCCGCGAAACACCGGTGCAGCGGATCGTGCAGGCGCAGCGCTCCACGTTTTTCTGCCCGGTATGCCAACCGCTCCGTTAA
- a CDS encoding beta-ketoacyl-[acyl-carrier-protein] synthase family protein — MAETSPRVVITGVGVVSPVGIGNDAFWRNLSSGRSGIDFMEAFVRSDLPCKFAAEVQDFDAMGYLRQRKMLKVMSRDIQLGVSSANLAMEDAGLSRGDVDPDRLGVEFGAGRISSTPQELAQAASDCADAQEAFEYTRWGEGSMGKIAPLWLLKQLPNMPACHVSIEFDARGPNNTITSRDASALLALAEATRTIQRGAADAMIVGACSSNVDPVDIARMNLMDSLSHNGEDPKRACRPFDMNRDGSIVGEGAATFVVELYEHAVARGADIYAEVIGLGAGCDGTGYANGAGGTGLVRAIQKALQQAQLRPDELGHINAHGKSTQRDDLVEARAYHRSMGTAAERVPVTAMKSYFGNFDAGSGAVELAGTVLALRHQQIPMTLNYETPDPNCRLNVIHGSPMRSRSSAAMTVNRTDVGQCAAAVLRAV, encoded by the coding sequence ATGGCTGAAACTAGCCCCCGTGTTGTAATCACGGGTGTGGGTGTTGTTTCACCGGTCGGTATCGGAAACGATGCGTTCTGGCGCAATCTCTCTTCCGGTCGATCGGGTATCGATTTCATGGAAGCTTTTGTCCGTTCCGATTTGCCGTGCAAATTCGCTGCCGAGGTGCAGGACTTTGACGCGATGGGCTATTTGCGGCAACGGAAAATGCTCAAAGTGATGTCCCGCGACATACAGCTGGGCGTCTCCTCAGCCAATCTGGCGATGGAAGATGCCGGTCTCAGCCGCGGCGATGTCGACCCCGACCGCCTGGGTGTCGAGTTCGGCGCTGGCCGGATCTCCTCCACACCCCAAGAATTGGCCCAAGCAGCCAGCGACTGTGCCGACGCTCAAGAAGCCTTTGAATACACGCGGTGGGGCGAAGGCAGCATGGGCAAGATTGCCCCGTTGTGGCTGCTCAAACAACTGCCGAACATGCCCGCTTGTCATGTCTCGATCGAGTTCGATGCACGCGGCCCCAACAACACAATCACCAGCCGCGATGCCTCAGCATTGTTGGCATTGGCCGAAGCGACACGCACGATTCAACGCGGCGCCGCCGACGCCATGATCGTCGGAGCGTGCAGCTCCAACGTCGATCCTGTCGATATTGCCCGGATGAATTTGATGGACAGTTTGTCGCACAACGGCGAAGATCCTAAGCGAGCCTGCCGGCCGTTCGACATGAATCGTGACGGCAGTATTGTGGGCGAGGGAGCCGCTACTTTTGTTGTCGAGCTCTACGAACATGCCGTTGCCCGCGGTGCCGATATTTACGCCGAAGTCATTGGCTTGGGCGCCGGTTGCGACGGCACCGGCTATGCCAACGGAGCCGGCGGAACGGGACTGGTGCGAGCCATCCAAAAAGCACTGCAACAGGCGCAGTTGCGACCCGATGAATTAGGCCACATCAACGCCCATGGCAAAAGCACGCAGCGGGACGACTTGGTCGAAGCACGAGCCTATCACCGTTCGATGGGGACCGCTGCTGAACGGGTTCCGGTGACAGCGATGAAGAGCTATTTCGGCAATTTCGATGCCGGTTCAGGAGCCGTCGAATTGGCCGGCACCGTGCTGGCCTTGCGACATCAGCAAATCCCGATGACGCTCAACTACGAAACGCCCGATCCGAACTGCCGCCTCAATGTGATTCACGGCAGCCCGATGCGATCCCGCAGTTCAGCCGCGATGACCGTCAACCGCACCGACGTCGGCCAATGCGCCGCCGCCGTACTGCGTGCCGTCTAA
- a CDS encoding phospholipase D-like domain-containing protein produces the protein MHDEQLAEYLTETLEDYRMSRAEKRELAKRLTHIDLDKHRLARCHSLAFDIARQSTVPANADLTLDWLEEVTKVLRRSAEESPEGNTDTCFSPGDHCWQKINGLFRAARSRADVCVFTITDDRITNEILAVHKRGLKLRIITDNDKAFDTGSDTERLAKAGVPVKIDRTSNHMHHKFALFDRKQLLTGSYNWTRSAAQYNEENYIITDDRALLVPFEKEFERLWKECDAF, from the coding sequence ATGCACGACGAACAACTCGCGGAATACCTCACCGAGACGCTCGAGGATTATCGGATGTCTCGGGCGGAGAAACGGGAACTGGCTAAGCGATTGACGCACATCGACCTCGATAAACATCGCTTGGCACGCTGCCACAGCTTGGCCTTCGATATCGCGCGACAATCGACCGTACCGGCGAATGCCGATTTGACACTCGATTGGTTAGAGGAAGTCACCAAAGTCCTGCGCCGCTCTGCTGAGGAATCCCCGGAAGGCAACACCGATACTTGCTTTAGTCCCGGCGATCATTGTTGGCAAAAAATCAACGGCCTGTTTCGGGCAGCGCGGTCCCGCGCGGATGTTTGCGTGTTTACGATCACCGACGATCGCATCACAAACGAAATCCTCGCCGTTCACAAGCGGGGCTTGAAATTGCGGATCATCACCGACAACGACAAAGCATTCGATACCGGCTCCGACACCGAACGTTTGGCCAAAGCGGGGGTGCCGGTCAAAATCGATCGGACATCGAATCACATGCACCACAAGTTCGCTCTGTTCGACCGCAAACAATTACTGACCGGTAGTTACAACTGGACCCGCTCCGCTGCACAGTACAACGAGGAAAATTACATCATCACCGACGATCGCGCCCTGCTGGTCCCGTTCGAAAAAGAATTCGAACGCCTTTGGAAAGAGTGCGACGCGTTTTAG
- the rnpA gene encoding ribonuclease P protein component: MPITRRYTFRKPQHLRSSSDFTRVYDLKQRAGDNHLLIFAAANDVGQTRIGLSVSKKHGNAVRRSRIKRLLREAFRLNQHDLPTGMDLILIPRQGAKSTLADYGGSLRRIAQRLAKRITT, translated from the coding sequence ATGCCCATCACCCGCCGTTACACATTCCGCAAGCCACAACATTTGCGAAGTTCCTCAGACTTCACACGGGTGTACGATCTCAAGCAGCGTGCGGGAGATAACCACTTGTTAATCTTTGCCGCTGCCAACGACGTGGGACAGACCCGCATCGGGCTGAGTGTCTCCAAGAAACATGGCAATGCTGTCCGACGGTCGCGGATCAAACGCTTGCTGCGTGAGGCATTTCGGTTGAATCAACATGATTTGCCCACTGGAATGGACTTGATTCTGATTCCCCGGCAAGGGGCCAAGAGCACACTGGCGGACTATGGCGGGTCGTTACGACGGATTGCTCAGCGGTTGGCAAAACGGATCACAACATAA
- a CDS encoding transaldolase family protein: MTTPLESLIASGTKLWLDSIDPDLVATNRAQGATGATSNPIIVGDLIKTGRFDDRLATLMDEGFDDETVAWQVTNLLVKEAQEVFSDVHEKTRGNDGYVSFELDPLLEDVECKLSTEERAAEYIELGKKWAAGQSNRMIKVPATPGGLAALEELVAAGITVNVTLIFSERQYQAARDAVWRGAQRRDSLDNFKSVYSIFVSRIDVYTAKHVAELSEAAQGMVGIVNAQRLWQDNQAFWADKKLPLDQEIIFASTGTKNPNDPPQKYVAALAGSDIQTNPPATNDAIQKIDGLTFERAVDQLPPQEVLDDIDAKVDFTKMEETLMEEGLAKFADPQKALLALIAEKRSTLQAAK; encoded by the coding sequence ATGACGACCCCCTTGGAATCACTCATTGCCAGCGGAACCAAACTTTGGCTCGATAGTATCGATCCGGATCTCGTAGCCACGAATCGCGCACAAGGTGCGACGGGAGCGACTTCGAATCCGATCATCGTGGGCGACTTGATCAAAACAGGCCGCTTTGACGACCGGTTGGCCACGCTGATGGATGAGGGATTCGACGACGAAACGGTGGCTTGGCAGGTGACGAATCTGCTGGTCAAAGAAGCGCAAGAAGTCTTTTCGGATGTGCATGAGAAAACCCGCGGCAATGACGGCTACGTCAGCTTCGAGTTGGACCCGTTGTTGGAAGACGTCGAGTGCAAACTGTCGACCGAAGAACGAGCGGCGGAGTATATTGAACTCGGCAAGAAATGGGCGGCAGGTCAAAGCAACCGCATGATCAAAGTCCCTGCCACGCCGGGGGGATTGGCGGCACTGGAAGAACTCGTCGCTGCGGGGATCACCGTGAATGTCACGTTGATCTTTAGCGAGCGGCAATATCAAGCGGCTCGTGACGCCGTCTGGCGGGGAGCACAGCGACGCGATTCGCTGGACAACTTCAAATCGGTCTATAGCATTTTCGTCAGCCGCATCGATGTCTACACGGCCAAGCACGTTGCCGAGTTGAGCGAAGCGGCCCAAGGCATGGTGGGGATCGTTAATGCCCAACGGTTGTGGCAGGACAACCAAGCATTCTGGGCGGACAAAAAATTGCCGCTGGATCAAGAGATCATCTTCGCCAGCACCGGCACGAAGAACCCCAACGATCCCCCGCAAAAATACGTCGCCGCTTTGGCAGGTTCAGACATCCAAACCAATCCGCCGGCCACGAACGATGCGATCCAAAAAATCGACGGCTTAACATTCGAGCGCGCGGTCGACCAACTGCCGCCACAAGAGGTCCTCGACGACATCGACGCCAAGGTTGACTTCACGAAGATGGAAGAGACGTTGATGGAAGAGGGCTTGGCCAAATTTGCCGACCCGCAGAAGGCGCTGCTTGCACTGATCGCTGAGAAACGTAGCACCTTGCAGGCGGCGAAGTGA
- a CDS encoding thioredoxin family protein: MRSWILIVATLVVLVTAETTSAGKYNPERNIGDPAPVWKDLPGTDGNTHSLADLKDKEAIVVVVTCNTCPYAVEYEDRIIEFAKKHAGEKSKIAVVALSVNTREEADLLPAMKERAKEKKFPFAYLFDASQKIGREFGATRTPEFFVLDKQRKIIYMGAMDDSTDPKKVTKNYVELAVQAALAGKKPETEETVAIGCGVRYERKSRARRRRKTK, translated from the coding sequence ATGCGAAGTTGGATTTTGATTGTCGCGACCTTGGTTGTCTTGGTTACAGCGGAAACCACATCGGCGGGCAAGTACAATCCGGAACGCAACATTGGTGACCCTGCCCCGGTCTGGAAAGATCTGCCCGGGACCGACGGCAATACACATTCACTCGCCGACTTGAAGGACAAAGAGGCCATCGTCGTGGTGGTGACCTGCAATACTTGTCCCTATGCGGTTGAGTATGAAGACCGCATCATCGAGTTCGCCAAGAAACACGCCGGCGAGAAATCCAAAATCGCCGTCGTCGCCTTGAGCGTGAACACCCGCGAAGAAGCGGATCTGCTACCGGCGATGAAGGAGCGGGCTAAAGAAAAAAAGTTTCCCTTCGCCTATCTGTTCGACGCATCGCAAAAAATCGGCCGCGAGTTCGGCGCGACCCGCACCCCGGAATTCTTCGTGCTCGATAAACAGCGGAAGATCATCTACATGGGAGCGATGGACGATTCCACCGACCCCAAAAAGGTGACGAAAAACTACGTCGAATTGGCGGTCCAAGCGGCACTAGCCGGCAAGAAACCAGAAACGGAAGAAACCGTCGCCATCGGTTGCGGCGTACGCTACGAACGCAAGAGTCGCGCCCGCCGTCGGAGGAAGACGAAGTGA
- a CDS encoding acyclic terpene utilization AtuA family protein, whose amino-acid sequence MTSIRVGNAAGFWGDNLDAPRLLCESGQLDYLTLEYLAELTLSILAHLKSRDHNAGFVSDFPTVVESLIPQLRAQPNLKIVTNAGGMHPSACAAAVSGILQKAGMNDVRVAAVAGDDLLPQLDTYLAAGEPFQNLETGEALDQIRPQIASANAYLGAAGIVQALRQEARIVVTGRVADASLTVGPAVHEFGWDWTDWNSLAAATVAGHLIECGAQATGGMFSEWDRHGAPLALANVGYPIAEISDGGDVVITKPSGTEGAVTVATVAEQLVYEIGDPAHYLTPDVDADFSQVTLTQIGEDRVAVAGAQGGPAPENFKVSLAYRDGYMATGSLVICGRGAIAKARACGQIILDRVARAGVHLQRTNIETLGGGDSVPGGWPDRPEPWEVVLRVTAHDPSKPNLERFLREFAPLVTAGPPGVTGYTGPRPKPYPVMAYWPTLIAQTRVTPQVEVRAAGDWTR is encoded by the coding sequence ATGACAAGCATTCGAGTGGGCAATGCCGCTGGCTTTTGGGGCGACAATCTCGACGCGCCGCGGCTGCTGTGCGAATCCGGGCAGCTGGATTACCTCACGCTGGAATACTTGGCGGAACTCACGCTCTCCATTTTGGCACATCTCAAGTCGCGAGATCACAATGCCGGTTTCGTCAGCGATTTTCCCACCGTGGTGGAAAGTCTGATTCCCCAGTTGCGCGCGCAACCGAATCTAAAAATCGTCACCAACGCCGGCGGCATGCACCCCTCTGCCTGTGCCGCCGCCGTCTCGGGAATTCTCCAAAAAGCGGGCATGAACGACGTGCGCGTCGCCGCTGTGGCGGGCGATGATCTGTTGCCGCAACTCGATACGTACCTCGCCGCCGGTGAGCCGTTTCAGAACCTAGAGACCGGCGAGGCGCTGGATCAAATCCGTCCGCAAATCGCCAGCGCCAATGCGTATCTCGGCGCAGCGGGAATTGTCCAGGCGCTTCGACAGGAGGCGAGAATCGTCGTCACCGGTCGCGTGGCCGATGCGTCACTGACCGTCGGGCCGGCCGTGCATGAATTCGGCTGGGACTGGACCGATTGGAATTCCTTGGCGGCGGCCACGGTTGCGGGGCATCTGATCGAGTGCGGCGCGCAGGCAACCGGCGGTATGTTTTCGGAGTGGGATCGCCACGGCGCGCCGCTCGCGCTGGCGAACGTCGGTTACCCGATTGCGGAAATCTCTGACGGCGGCGATGTCGTAATCACCAAACCTTCTGGGACTGAGGGGGCGGTCACCGTCGCCACCGTGGCGGAGCAACTGGTGTACGAAATCGGCGATCCGGCGCACTACCTGACCCCCGACGTCGATGCTGATTTTTCGCAGGTGACACTCACACAAATCGGCGAGGACCGCGTTGCTGTTGCCGGGGCGCAGGGCGGACCTGCACCGGAGAACTTTAAGGTTTCGTTGGCCTATCGCGATGGATATATGGCGACCGGGAGTTTGGTGATTTGTGGACGCGGCGCCATCGCCAAGGCGCGTGCGTGCGGACAAATCATCCTCGACCGTGTGGCCCGCGCCGGGGTGCATTTGCAGCGGACAAACATCGAAACACTCGGCGGCGGCGACAGCGTCCCGGGCGGGTGGCCCGATCGACCGGAGCCGTGGGAGGTCGTGCTGCGTGTCACGGCGCACGATCCGTCAAAGCCCAACCTGGAACGATTTCTCCGCGAATTTGCTCCGCTCGTCACGGCCGGTCCCCCTGGTGTGACAGGGTACACCGGTCCGCGTCCCAAGCCGTATCCGGTGATGGCCTATTGGCCAACGTTGATCGCCCAGACGCGCGTCACCCCGCAGGTCGAAGTCCGCGCCGCTGGAGATTGGACACGATGA
- the yidD gene encoding membrane protein insertion efficiency factor YidD, translated as MELPGRGLIGVVRLYQMTLSPLLGQTCRFHPSCSQYMIEAIRKYGLIVGAWKGIKRIARCHPFHPGGYDPP; from the coding sequence TTGGAATTGCCCGGCCGGGGCCTGATCGGCGTGGTACGGCTGTATCAAATGACGCTCAGCCCGCTACTCGGTCAAACGTGCCGCTTTCACCCCTCGTGCAGTCAATACATGATTGAGGCGATACGAAAATACGGTTTGATCGTTGGTGCCTGGAAAGGAATCAAACGCATCGCCCGCTGCCATCCCTTCCACCCCGGCGGCTACGACCCGCCGTAA
- a CDS encoding ABC transporter ATP-binding protein, which yields MIEIRDVRQDYLAGETVVHALRGVSCDIPAGAFTFIVGPSGSGKSSLLYLLGALDEPASGEISVNGRALSALSARQRNAFRRDDVGFIFQNFNLLNNLNAVDNVLVPFLPGGISAQRREEAVRLLKRVGLGDRLEHRPNQLSGGEQQRVAIARALLKRPLLVLADEPTGELDSDSGAEIYRHLRELCSEQQSTIVIVTHDRSFIDPADLVLTIRDGQIHNA from the coding sequence ATGATTGAAATTCGGGACGTCCGGCAAGATTACCTGGCGGGTGAAACTGTGGTGCATGCGCTGCGTGGGGTGTCGTGTGATATTCCCGCGGGGGCGTTTACGTTCATCGTGGGGCCGTCGGGTAGCGGCAAGAGCAGTTTGTTGTATTTGCTCGGTGCGTTGGATGAACCGGCGTCGGGTGAGATTTCTGTGAATGGACGGGCATTGTCGGCACTCTCCGCGCGGCAGCGGAATGCCTTTCGCCGAGATGACGTGGGATTCATTTTCCAAAACTTCAATCTGCTCAACAACCTGAATGCGGTCGACAACGTACTGGTTCCTTTTTTACCGGGAGGCATCTCCGCCCAGCGGCGCGAGGAGGCGGTGCGATTGCTCAAACGGGTGGGCTTGGGTGATCGTTTGGAACATCGCCCGAATCAACTTTCGGGAGGAGAACAACAACGCGTAGCCATCGCCCGCGCACTGCTCAAACGGCCGCTGTTGGTCTTAGCCGATGAGCCGACGGGAGAATTGGACAGCGACAGCGGCGCGGAGATTTATCGTCACCTCCGCGAATTGTGCAGCGAACAACAGTCGACGATCGTGATCGTTACGCACGATCGCAGTTTCATCGACCCCGCCGACTTGGTGCTGACGATTCGCGACGGTCAAATCCACAACGCGTGA